The Tepidibacter aestuarii genome contains a region encoding:
- a CDS encoding SIMPL domain-containing protein, with protein sequence MIPYTPSYHKRPTMNRNDDNKPNNDGTISVVGTASIQVPPDMATVTVGVITQDKDLQRAQAENTKQTNNVIKSLNNIGIEDEDIQTIDYSVNINYDYINGKQKFRNYEVRHILQVTVKDIDQVGEVYDVAIKNGANIQGGVTFGLSNEKYYYDKTLDLAVKDSVRKANNIASSLNTKVNNIPSSIKETSFGQAEVYPTTYTAKSSAPPIQSGLIEVSAQVNATFKMI encoded by the coding sequence ATGATTCCATATACCCCTTCATACCATAAAAGACCTACAATGAATAGAAACGACGATAATAAACCAAATAACGACGGAACAATATCAGTTGTAGGAACAGCATCTATACAAGTACCACCAGACATGGCAACAGTAACAGTAGGTGTTATAACCCAAGATAAAGATTTACAAAGAGCACAAGCTGAAAACACAAAACAAACAAACAACGTTATTAAGAGTTTGAACAACATAGGAATTGAGGATGAGGACATACAAACTATAGATTATTCAGTAAATATAAACTACGATTATATAAATGGAAAGCAAAAATTTAGAAACTATGAAGTAAGACATATACTTCAAGTAACCGTAAAAGATATAGATCAAGTAGGAGAGGTTTACGATGTAGCAATCAAAAATGGGGCAAACATACAGGGCGGAGTAACCTTTGGATTATCCAATGAAAAATATTATTATGACAAAACTTTAGATTTAGCAGTTAAAGACTCTGTAAGAAAAGCAAATAATATAGCAAGTTCATTAAATACAAAAGTTAATAATATACCTTCAAGCATAAAAGAAACATCATTTGGTCAAGCTGAAGTATATCCTACAACTTATACAGCTAAAAGTAGTGCACCACCTATTCAAAGCGGACTTATAGAAGTTTCTGCACAAGTAAATGCTACATTTAAAATGATTTAA
- a CDS encoding RNA polymerase sigma factor, which produces MDLNENQLIKRCIDGDIDAFEKLIDKYKQTAYNIALGIVKNPDDAMDISQEALIKVYRYIKNFNQKSSFSTWLYRIVMNTCLDYMKKNEKNKVIPINEEIINKQDDYIENNPEKILDKKIETQQIRDAIDKLSPIQKTAIILRDIQGFSYEEIANITDSSLGTVKSRIKRGRENLKEILTQSMKEEYLY; this is translated from the coding sequence TTGGATTTAAATGAAAATCAATTAATTAAAAGGTGCATAGATGGTGATATTGATGCGTTTGAAAAGCTTATAGATAAATATAAGCAGACTGCGTACAATATAGCCTTGGGAATTGTAAAGAACCCGGATGATGCTATGGATATATCCCAAGAAGCCTTGATTAAGGTGTATAGGTATATCAAAAATTTTAACCAGAAATCTTCTTTTTCGACTTGGCTATATAGAATAGTTATGAATACTTGTCTTGATTACATGAAGAAAAATGAGAAAAATAAGGTTATACCTATAAATGAAGAGATTATTAATAAGCAAGATGATTATATTGAGAACAATCCAGAAAAAATATTAGATAAAAAAATAGAAACTCAGCAAATACGGGATGCAATAGATAAATTATCGCCTATTCAAAAAACAGCAATCATATTACGAGATATACAGGGTTTTAGTTATGAAGAAATAGCTAATATAACAGATTCTTCGCTAGGAACTGTTAAATCCAGGATCAAGCGAGGTCGGGAAAATCTAAAAGAGATATTAACACAAAGTATGAAGGAAGAATATCTTTATTAA
- a CDS encoding zf-HC2 domain-containing protein → MNCDKFRENISYYIDDILDDNDKHEFENHMNNCDQCRCEYEQMLVLIDSLNSVDQVPLPDNYDETLRKKLNNERVKGKRKWSKYMYIAASLAIVFFSTQNIDKLKTIDTQESSNIEISETSNNEDAQQSPMQDSNMENVEDGNVNMENVDIVSTVSDNEKTSTSAPKKKEVSSDYSMKSSVDNQKPDQNIQTVQNEPIVQNEQSENNDIMNIQMASDEPLEQKTRSIAQFSMNNEYQKNVKVGESFEITLQNSKGTKYSMVCEDENSLIEFISQSVSEDEKNYSYTWKFKAIKEGTINISYILHDENDKHKVYNEVVYEINIQK, encoded by the coding sequence ATGAACTGTGATAAATTCAGAGAAAATATTTCTTATTACATAGATGATATTTTAGATGACAATGATAAGCATGAATTTGAAAATCATATGAACAATTGTGATCAGTGTAGATGTGAGTATGAACAAATGCTTGTTTTGATAGATAGCTTAAATAGTGTTGACCAGGTTCCTCTACCTGACAATTATGATGAAACATTAAGAAAAAAATTAAATAATGAGAGAGTCAAAGGGAAAAGAAAATGGAGTAAATATATGTATATTGCTGCATCGTTAGCTATAGTGTTTTTTAGTACACAAAATATTGACAAGTTAAAGACTATAGATACTCAAGAAAGTAGTAATATAGAAATTAGTGAGACTTCTAATAACGAAGATGCACAGCAAAGTCCTATGCAAGATAGTAACATGGAAAATGTTGAAGATGGCAATGTTAATATGGAGAACGTGGATATAGTGTCTACAGTTTCTGATAATGAAAAAACTAGTACAAGTGCACCTAAGAAAAAAGAAGTCTCATCTGATTATAGTATGAAATCTTCTGTAGATAATCAAAAGCCTGATCAAAACATACAAACTGTTCAAAATGAGCCAATTGTTCAAAATGAACAAAGTGAGAATAATGATATAATGAATATTCAAATGGCTTCAGATGAACCTTTAGAACAAAAGACTAGAAGTATAGCTCAATTTAGCATGAATAATGAATATCAAAAGAATGTTAAGGTTGGAGAAAGTTTTGAAATTACACTTCAAAATTCAAAAGGAACTAAGTATTCTATGGTATGTGAGGATGAGAATAGTTTAATCGAGTTTATATCTCAGAGTGTTTCTGAAGATGAAAAAAATTATTCGTATACATGGAAATTTAAAGCTATCAAAGAAGGAACTATTAATATAAGTTATATACTACATGACGAAAACGATAAACATAAAGTTTATAATGAGGTTGTATATGAAATAAATATACAAAAATAA
- a CDS encoding 4Fe-4S binding protein — translation MKKNTKKNKKSHMNWSWIFMILFITLSILDIRFGILGFICMTVPMYHAIKGRGKVHCSHYCPRGSLLGKFLNNISLQNNLPKSFKSKTVKNILLSLMFIMLTISLIHAGLDIKKIGFSIFRFMMASLAVGIIMGVVFKPRSWCQVCPMGHATGLIDKQIKKSA, via the coding sequence ATGAAAAAAAATACTAAAAAAAATAAAAAATCACATATGAACTGGTCTTGGATTTTTATGATTTTATTTATTACATTATCAATTTTGGATATAAGATTCGGAATTCTAGGATTTATTTGCATGACAGTACCAATGTATCATGCTATTAAAGGAAGAGGTAAGGTTCATTGTTCTCACTACTGCCCTCGTGGGTCATTATTAGGTAAATTTCTAAATAATATAAGTCTTCAAAACAATTTACCTAAATCATTTAAAAGTAAAACTGTAAAAAATATATTACTAAGCTTAATGTTTATAATGCTTACTATATCTTTAATACATGCAGGTCTTGATATTAAAAAAATAGGTTTTTCAATTTTTAGATTTATGATGGCATCTCTTGCAGTTGGTATTATAATGGGTGTAGTGTTTAAACCAAGAAGTTGGTGCCAAGTATGTCCTATGGGGCATGCCACTGGACTAATAGATAAGCAAATAAAAAAATCAGCTTAA
- a CDS encoding superoxide dismutase: MEYIQAKKYDFEDVNGMTLNQLNQHYKLYEGYVNKVNEIWTILGENKLYENPNTTYSETRSLMLGQSYAVDGVKLHELYFSNLVGGNNLPYGDILNQIQKKYGSYEFFTKRLKNVGLSMRGWVVLSIDSLDNNLHIYGLDAHDVGTVLMSYPLLVMDVYEHAYMIDFGIDRNKYIDVFIENINWDVVNERFMNYKKMTKDIPRKYRCISDEINIDKVYGWANYCKD, translated from the coding sequence ATGGAGTATATACAAGCTAAAAAGTACGATTTTGAAGATGTAAATGGAATGACTTTGAATCAACTAAACCAACATTATAAACTATATGAAGGCTATGTAAACAAAGTAAATGAAATATGGACTATATTAGGTGAGAACAAATTATATGAAAATCCTAATACTACTTATAGTGAAACTAGAAGTTTGATGCTTGGACAGAGTTATGCTGTTGATGGTGTTAAGCTACATGAACTGTATTTTTCTAACTTAGTAGGTGGAAATAATCTGCCTTATGGAGATATCCTTAATCAAATACAGAAAAAATATGGATCATATGAATTTTTTACAAAAAGATTAAAAAATGTAGGATTATCAATGAGGGGATGGGTAGTATTATCTATTGATTCTTTGGATAATAATCTTCATATATATGGGCTTGACGCACATGATGTGGGGACAGTACTGATGTCTTATCCACTTCTTGTTATGGATGTATATGAACATGCTTATATGATTGATTTTGGTATAGACAGAAATAAATATATTGATGTTTTTATTGAAAATATAAATTGGGATGTAGTTAACGAAAGATTTATGAATTACAAAAAAATGACTAAAGACATTCCTAGAAAATATAGATGTATTTCGGATGAAATTAATATAGACAAAGTGTATGGTTGGGCTAATTATTGCAAAGACTAA
- a CDS encoding MATE family efflux transporter — protein MDKRQNMMANYPMNKLLLKFSIPAIIGMLVNALYNIADGIFIGKGVGALALGGVTIAMPIMLVMMSIALMVGVGASASISRRIGEGNIEGAEKLLGEAVALNLIINFIFTIIIFVFMDKILIMCGATPNIFFYAKEYMNVIAFGILINSFAMSSNHTIRAQGNAKTAMVSMVLGAVVNIILDYVLIFIFKMGVTGAALATIISQLCSAVWILMYYLNGRSMLKIRISNMKFTIENVKEIVSMGMATFFRQISGSLLMIIVNNTLVYYGNDYYVVALGIINRVMMFMFMPIYGIVQGFQPIAAFNYGAKKFKRVQESLKYANIYATILSIGGFLIVLIFPIQVMKIFTDDQTTIDIGVDALSMMIWGLPVVGIQAIGASWFQAIGKATESVVLTISRQIIILIPLVIILPNFIGVNGVFYSYPISDIGSFFITLVLLAKENIALRNHRIQEEF, from the coding sequence ATGGACAAAAGACAGAATATGATGGCAAATTATCCTATGAACAAACTTTTGCTAAAATTTTCTATACCAGCTATAATAGGTATGCTTGTAAATGCTTTATATAATATAGCGGATGGTATATTTATAGGCAAAGGAGTTGGAGCTTTAGCTTTAGGTGGAGTTACTATTGCTATGCCAATTATGTTGGTTATGATGTCTATAGCTTTAATGGTTGGAGTTGGAGCATCGGCATCTATTTCAAGAAGAATAGGAGAAGGGAATATAGAGGGTGCAGAAAAGCTACTTGGAGAGGCTGTAGCGCTTAATCTAATAATAAATTTTATATTTACTATTATTATATTTGTTTTTATGGATAAGATTCTTATAATGTGTGGCGCTACACCAAATATATTTTTTTATGCTAAAGAGTATATGAATGTAATAGCGTTTGGTATATTGATTAATAGTTTTGCTATGTCTTCAAATCATACTATAAGAGCACAGGGGAATGCTAAGACTGCTATGGTAAGTATGGTGCTTGGAGCTGTTGTAAACATAATACTCGACTATGTACTTATATTTATATTTAAAATGGGAGTTACTGGAGCAGCTCTTGCTACTATAATATCCCAATTATGTAGCGCTGTTTGGATACTTATGTACTATCTAAATGGTAGAAGTATGCTTAAAATAAGAATTTCAAATATGAAGTTTACAATAGAAAATGTAAAAGAAATAGTAAGTATGGGTATGGCTACATTCTTTAGACAAATATCAGGAAGTCTATTGATGATTATAGTAAATAATACATTAGTTTACTATGGAAATGATTATTATGTTGTTGCACTTGGTATAATAAATAGGGTTATGATGTTTATGTTCATGCCTATATACGGCATAGTTCAAGGATTTCAGCCTATAGCTGCATTTAATTATGGAGCTAAAAAGTTTAAGCGGGTTCAAGAAAGTTTAAAATATGCAAATATATATGCTACTATATTAAGTATTGGTGGATTTTTAATAGTGCTTATATTCCCAATTCAAGTTATGAAAATATTTACAGATGATCAAACTACTATAGATATAGGCGTAGATGCACTTTCTATGATGATTTGGGGGCTTCCTGTTGTTGGAATTCAAGCTATAGGAGCTAGTTGGTTTCAGGCTATAGGCAAGGCAACTGAGTCTGTTGTTCTTACTATATCAAGACAAATAATTATACTAATACCTTTAGTTATTATACTTCCTAATTTTATTGGAGTTAACGGTGTTTTCTATTCATATCCTATATCTGATATAGGTTCGTTTTTTATTACTTTAGTACTGCTTGCTAAAGAAAATATAGCTTTAAGAAACCATAGAATACAAGAAGAATTTTAA
- a CDS encoding nitrite/sulfite reductase domain-containing protein encodes MGAHFGNLQKIKDGKRTFAITPHIPGGFVTADTMIKIADTAKKYNGILKITSGQRIMITNLKEEDLSNIWKDLDMEPAVKNQYSIKNVEMCPAGFCKRSKENTIRIGMKISKNFHGKAMPNRTKIGVAGCRNACTSVYAKDVGVIATKEGFIITAGGSAGFHQRMSDIITENLSEEDAYRLVEIILDYYNENALMGEKLGFFIDRIGIEKFRNDVVEKL; translated from the coding sequence ATGGGAGCGCATTTTGGGAATTTACAAAAGATAAAAGATGGGAAAAGGACGTTTGCTATAACACCCCATATACCAGGTGGTTTTGTAACTGCAGATACGATGATAAAAATAGCAGACACTGCTAAGAAATATAATGGAATACTTAAGATAACATCTGGACAGAGAATAATGATAACTAATTTAAAAGAAGAAGATTTAAGTAATATATGGAAAGACTTAGATATGGAGCCAGCGGTTAAGAATCAGTATTCAATTAAAAATGTAGAGATGTGTCCAGCTGGTTTTTGCAAAAGATCTAAGGAGAACACTATAAGAATAGGTATGAAAATAAGTAAAAACTTTCACGGAAAAGCAATGCCAAATAGAACTAAAATAGGCGTTGCAGGATGCAGAAATGCATGTACTAGTGTGTATGCAAAAGATGTAGGTGTAATAGCTACTAAAGAAGGATTTATTATAACAGCAGGTGGAAGTGCTGGTTTTCATCAGAGAATGTCAGATATAATAACTGAAAATCTGAGTGAAGAAGATGCATATAGATTGGTAGAGATTATACTCGATTATTATAATGAGAATGCTTTAATGGGCGAAAAATTAGGATTTTTTATAGATAGAATAGGTATTGAAAAATTTAGAAATGATGTAGTTGAAAAATTATAA
- a CDS encoding DUF1858 domain-containing protein has product MKITKDMLIAEVLRHNPNAGPILMGFGMGCIGCPSAQMESLEEAAAVHGINLDELIKKLNEGIE; this is encoded by the coding sequence ATGAAAATAACTAAGGATATGTTAATAGCAGAGGTTTTAAGACACAACCCTAATGCAGGACCAATACTTATGGGATTTGGAATGGGATGTATAGGATGCCCATCTGCTCAAATGGAGAGTTTAGAAGAAGCTGCTGCTGTTCATGGTATAAACTTAGATGAATTAATCAAAAAGTTAAATGAAGGAATTGAGTAA
- the ruvC gene encoding crossover junction endodeoxyribonuclease RuvC, with the protein MIVLGIDPGIAILGYGIIEYKGNNFKVIDYGSIQTSSKLDVFKRLEKIYAGLDLLIKKYNVDEIGIEELFFNKNVKTAITVAQARGVAMLACAHNDIKTYEYTPLQVKQGVVGYGRAQKAQVQTMVKSLLNLREVPKPDDVADALAVAICHCHSNRLEKIIG; encoded by the coding sequence ATGATTGTATTGGGAATTGATCCAGGTATTGCTATACTTGGATATGGTATTATAGAGTATAAAGGAAATAATTTTAAGGTTATAGATTATGGGTCTATACAGACATCTTCTAAGTTAGATGTGTTTAAAAGACTTGAAAAAATATATGCAGGATTAGATTTACTTATTAAAAAATACAATGTAGATGAGATTGGAATAGAGGAACTGTTTTTTAATAAAAATGTAAAAACAGCTATAACTGTAGCGCAGGCTAGAGGGGTTGCTATGCTTGCATGTGCTCATAACGATATAAAAACGTATGAATACACTCCTTTACAGGTAAAACAAGGAGTAGTAGGTTATGGTAGGGCACAAAAGGCTCAAGTTCAAACTATGGTTAAATCACTTCTTAATTTGAGAGAAGTTCCAAAGCCGGATGATGTTGCAGATGCGTTGGCTGTTGCTATATGCCATTGCCATTCTAACAGACTTGAAAAAATAATAGGATAA
- the ruvA gene encoding Holliday junction branch migration protein RuvA, which translates to MYQYIKGIVEEINIDFIVVECNGIGYRINTSQNTICQVKKNEEVKIYTKLIVREDDMSICGFKTQEELKMFELLNSVSKIGPKVALGILSFAEPKRLGAFILSEDIGALSKAPGVGKKTAERMILELKDKIDKHNVEFEQTLLTASNKNILEKDEAVQALVALGYSLAEAKEATNKLKKECGDTEELIKKCLMYLMK; encoded by the coding sequence ATGTATCAATATATAAAGGGTATAGTAGAAGAGATTAATATTGATTTTATAGTTGTTGAGTGTAATGGGATAGGTTATAGAATAAATACATCTCAAAATACTATATGCCAAGTCAAGAAAAATGAGGAAGTAAAGATATATACAAAGCTTATAGTTAGAGAAGATGATATGAGTATATGTGGCTTTAAAACTCAAGAAGAGCTTAAAATGTTTGAACTTTTAAATTCAGTTTCAAAAATAGGCCCTAAGGTTGCACTTGGGATATTGTCATTTGCAGAGCCTAAAAGATTAGGTGCATTCATATTGAGTGAAGATATAGGGGCTTTATCTAAGGCGCCTGGTGTCGGGAAGAAAACTGCTGAGAGAATGATACTTGAGCTTAAGGATAAGATAGACAAGCATAATGTTGAATTTGAGCAAACATTACTTACTGCATCTAATAAAAATATACTTGAAAAAGATGAAGCTGTACAAGCTTTAGTAGCACTAGGATATTCTCTAGCTGAGGCAAAAGAGGCTACTAATAAGTTGAAGAAAGAATGCGGTGATACTGAAGAACTTATAAAGAAGTGTCTTATGTATTTGATGAAGTAA
- the ruvB gene encoding Holliday junction branch migration DNA helicase RuvB translates to MFTEEDRIITSGMKNEDVDIESSLRPKNLGGYLGQEKAKEKLKIFIEAAKNRGEQLDHVLLYGPPGLGKTTLSTIISNEMGVNIRITSGPAIERAGDLAAILTNLNENDVLFIDEIHRINRNVEEVLYPAMEDFCLDIIIGKGPSARSIRLDLPKFTLIGATTRAGMLTSPLRDRFGVICKLDLYNVDELSSIVKRSSGILGCDIDERAAIEIGKRSRGTPRIANRLLKRVRDYAQVKGNGMINEEIANLALEMLEIDSLGLDYVDKKLMMNIIEKFSGGPVGLDTLAASIGEDRNTIEDVYEPYLIQLGFIDRKPRGRVATVNAYKHFNILYEK, encoded by the coding sequence ATGTTTACTGAAGAGGATAGAATTATAACTTCTGGTATGAAAAATGAGGATGTTGATATAGAGAGCAGCTTAAGACCTAAAAATCTTGGTGGTTACTTGGGTCAAGAGAAGGCTAAAGAAAAGCTTAAAATATTTATAGAGGCAGCAAAAAATAGGGGAGAGCAGTTGGATCATGTTTTATTATATGGGCCACCGGGACTTGGTAAAACCACTCTTTCTACTATAATATCTAATGAGATGGGTGTTAATATAAGGATAACATCCGGGCCGGCTATTGAAAGAGCTGGTGATTTGGCTGCTATACTTACTAATTTGAACGAGAATGATGTTTTGTTTATAGATGAGATACATAGGATAAATAGGAATGTTGAGGAAGTTTTGTATCCTGCCATGGAAGACTTTTGTCTGGATATAATAATTGGAAAGGGACCGTCTGCAAGATCTATAAGGTTAGATCTTCCGAAGTTTACATTGATAGGGGCAACTACAAGAGCGGGTATGCTTACATCTCCTTTAAGAGATAGATTTGGAGTTATATGTAAACTTGATTTATATAATGTAGATGAGTTATCTAGTATAGTTAAAAGATCATCTGGAATACTTGGTTGTGATATAGATGAAAGAGCTGCTATTGAAATAGGTAAAAGATCAAGGGGAACACCTAGAATTGCAAATAGATTATTAAAGAGGGTTAGAGACTATGCTCAAGTCAAAGGAAATGGTATGATAAATGAGGAAATAGCAAATCTTGCCCTTGAAATGCTAGAGATCGATTCTTTAGGTCTTGATTATGTAGATAAAAAGCTTATGATGAATATAATAGAAAAGTTCTCTGGAGGGCCAGTAGGGCTTGATACGCTTGCGGCATCAATAGGTGAGGATAGAAATACTATAGAAGATGTTTATGAGCCTTATTTAATACAATTAGGGTTTATAGATAGAAAGCCTAGAGGTAGAGTTGCTACTGTGAATGCTTATAAGCATTTTAATATTCTATATGAGAAGTAA